The nucleotide sequence GCGCGCGTGGCGGTCGCCGCGACCGTGGTGGCCTCCATCGGGATCCTCCTGGCCGGCCTCGCGCCCGGCTGGCTCGTGCTCGCGGGTGCCCTGTTCCTCGCGGGCGCCATGGACTCGATCACCGACGTCGCGCAGAACTCGCACGCGCTGCGGGTGCAGCGGCTGTACGGGCGCTCGATCATCAACTCCTTCCACGCGGTCTGGTCGATCGGCGCGGTGGCCGGCGGGATCATGGGCGCGGCCGCCGCGCAGATCCGGATGCCGCTGATCGTGCACCTCTCCATCTCGGCCGTGCTGTTCAGCGCGCTGGCGGTGCTCTCGCTGCTGTGGCTGCTGAAGGGCCCGGAGCCGGAGCCCGGCGAGGGCGGCGCGGCGCACGCGCACGCGCCGGATCCCGAGGGCGACGTCGCGCGCGCCGCCTCCCCGCGCGCGCTCGGCCTGGTCGCGAAGTACGGCGTGCTGCTCGCGCTCGTGATCATCGCGTCCGGCGGCGCCATCGTCGAGGACGCCGGCAGCTCCTGGTCGGCCATCTACCTCTCGGGCGACCTCGGCGCGAGCGCGTTCGTCGCGGGCCTCGGCTTCATCTCGCTCCAGGGCATGCAGTTCGTCGGCCGGATGCTCGGCGACCGCATGGTCGACCGCTTCGGCCAGCGCGCCATCGCCCGCCTCGGCGGCGTCCTCGTGCTCGTCGGCATGGGCGCCGCGCTCGCGTTCCCGAGCATCGTCGGCACGATCGTCGGGTTCGGCGTCGCGGGCTTCGGCGTCGCGACGCTCATCCCCGCCGCGATGCAGGCCGCGGACGAGCTCCCCGGCTTCAAGCCCGGCACCGGCCTCACCATCGTCGGCTGGCTGCTGCGGCTCGGCTTCCTCATCTCGCCGCCCGTCGTCGGCGCCATCGCGGACGCCTCGTCCCTCCGCTTCGGCCTGATCTTCATCCCGGCCGCCGGGCTCCTCGTGCTGGTGTTCTCGCGGGTGCTGGCGACGCGGCGGGCGCACCCGGCGGCGCAGGCGGCACCGGGCGCGGCCGTCCCCTCCCCCTAGGGCGCCCTCGCGCGGATCCGCTCACGGGCTCCTGCGAGTGCCGTCGCGCGCATGCTCGCCGCGGGAGAGTGGGCGCACGCCGACCGCCGCGCCACCCGAGAGGATCGCCATGTCCACCGACCTGCCCGGAGGGCTCTTCCCCCTCGCCCACGACCTCACCGTCACGCGCTTCGGCTACGGCGCCATGCAGCTCGCGGGGCCGCGCGTGTTCGGGCCGCCCGCGGATCCCGACGCCGCCCGCGCCGTGCTGCGCGAGGCCGTCGCGCTCGGGATCACGCACATCGACACGGCCGACTTCTACGGCCCCGGGCACACGAACGCGCTCATCGAGGAGGCGCTGTTCCCGTACCCGGAGCACCTGCACATCGTCACGAAGGTCGGATCCCTGCGCGACGCGAAGGGCCGCTGGCCGCAGGCGCTCTCCGCGGCCGAGCTCCGCCAGGCCGTCTACGACAACCTCACGCACCTGACGCTCGACGTGCTCGACGTCGTGAACCTCCGCGTGGGCGCCTTCGACAGCCCGACCGACGGATCCATCGAGGAGCCGTTCACCGCCCTCGCCGAGCTGCAGCGGGAGGGCCTGATCCGGCACCTCGGCGTGAGCAACGTGACGCCCGCGCAGGTGGCCGAGGCCCGCGGGATCGCGCCGATCGTGAGCGTGCAGAACCACTACAACCTGGCGCGCCGCGACGACGACGCGCTCATCGACGAGCTGGCCGCCGACGGCATCGCGTACGTGCCCTACTTCCCGCTCGGCGGGTTCTCGCCGCTGCAGTCGGAGACGCTGGCGCGCGTGGCGGCATCGCTGGGCTCGGCGCCGCTTCCGGTCGCGCTCGCGTGGCTCCTGCGGCGGTCGCCGAACGTGCTCGTCATCGCGGGCACGTCGTCGGTGGAGCACCTGCGCGAGAACGTGGCGGGGGTGCGGATCCGGCTGCCGGAGGATGCGCTCGCGGAGCTGGAGGGGATCGGCGGCTGACGACGCGGCGGGCCGCGTCAGCTCACGGCAGCCCGCTCGGCGGCGGCGGCCGCGGCCTCCGCCACCCGCCGCAGCGCCGCCAGCACCACGCGGACGGGCGCCTGCGCGAGCGCGTCCGGCCGGGCGAGCACGTCGACGTGGCGCACGAGGGTCGCGCCGAGTACCGGCCGCAGCACCATCCCGTCGACCGCGAGCGGCGCGCCGGTCGTGCGCGGCATCACGGCGATCGCGTCGCCGGCCCGCACGATCTGCGCGGCCACCGAGAACTCGTTGACGCTGTGGACGATGCGCGGCGCCTGCCCGATCAGGGCGCCCAGGTGGTCGAGCACGCCCGCGAGCGGGAAGCCGGCGTGGGTGGAGATCCACCGCTCGTCGCGGAGCTGGTCGGGCGCGATGCCCGCGGACGATGCGAGCGGGTGCCCGGCGTGGAGGGCGACGTCGAGCGGCTCCACGAGGAGCGGCACGACCACGAGGCGGGCGGTCGGCCACGGCGGGTCGTGCGGGAGGCGGTGCGCGACGACGAGGTCGTGATCCGCGGTGAGGCCGGCGAAGTCGCCCTGCGCCACGTCGGCGTCCGCGAGCGCGACGCCCGTGCCGGATCCCTCCGCGCCCGCCAGCTCCGCGAGCAGCGGCCCGAAGAGCGCGAGACCGGCGCTGTGGAATGCGGAGACGCGGACGACCCGGGCGTCGTGCTCGAGGAACGACCCGACGGCGTCCCGGGCCGCGGCGAGCGCCTCGTCCACGCGCACCGACGCCGCAGCGAGCGCCTCCCCGGCCTCCGTGAGCACCAGCCGCCGCCCGCGCTTGACGGTGAGCGGCACCGCGACGCCGGCCTGCAGCGCGGCGAGCTGCTGCGAGACGGCGGATGCGCTCACGTGCATCGCGACCGCCACGGCCGCGACGCTCCCCCGGTCGCCGAGCTCGCGCAGGAGACGGAGGCGGGCGGGATCCATGAGCCCTGTCTAACGCATCAGCGCTGCCTAACGCATCGATGAAGACGATGCCCGTCGATCTTCCGCGTCGCCTGCCGGACAGTGGGGACATGGCCTCCCGCACCCGCCCCGAGCCCGTCGTCGACCTGCTGCTCCTGGCCGTCGCGGCCGTCTGGGGCGCGAGCTTCCTCGCGGCCAAGGACCTCGCGGCGGAGACGGGTGTGCCGGCGGCCGTCGCGCTGCGCTTCCTCGTCGCGGTCGTCGCGACCGGGCTGGTCTGCGTGGCCCGGCGCGAGCGGCTGCCCCGCGGTCGCGGCCTCCTCATCGCGGCGGCGCTCGGCTGCTCGCAGGCCGCGGTCATCGGCCTCGAGACCTGGGGCGTGCACCTGACGAGCGCGACCAACGCGGGCCTCCTCATCAGCCTGGCGCTCGTGATGACGCCCGTGCTCGAGGGCGCCGCGTCGCGCTCGTGGCTGCCGCGGTCGTACTTCGTCGCGGCGGTCGCGGCCGTGGTGGGCGTCGCGCTGCTCGTCTCGGAGGGCGGGCTGCGCGCGCCGACCCCGGGCGACGGGCTGGTGATCGCCGCGGCGGTCGTGCGGGCCGTGCACGTCACCGCGAGCGGGCGCCTCACACGCGGGCGCAGCGAGGGATCCCTCGGCGTCGTCCTCGTGCAGATGGGCGTGTGCGCGGCCCTCTTCTCCGCGATGGCGGGGCCCGACCTGCCCGCGGCGGCCGCGGCGCTCGACGCCCCGGGCTGGGCGGGCGTCCTCTTCCTCGGGGTGCTGTGCTCGCTGTTCGCGTTCGCCGTGCAGCTCTGGGCCGTGAGGCGGACGTCGGCGTCGCGCGCGAGCATCCTCATGGGCACCGAGCCGGTGTGGGCGCTGCTGGTGGGCGTGGTGCTGGCCGGGGAGGCGATCGGGCCGGTCGGCGCGGCCGGGGCGGCGCTGATCGTCGCGGCGTCGTACGCGGGCCAGGCGATCGAGCGGCGGCACCGGGCGCGGATCGGCGCGGCGGTCGGCCCGGTCGGCCAGGATGGCGGCATGCCCTCGCGCGCCCCGGCCGACCGGTCCCTGGATCCCGCCGCATGACCGCCCCCGACCCCGGCTCGCCGCCGAGCGACCGCCGCTTCCCGCGGAGCGTCTACCGCGAGGGCGCCGAGCCCGACGTGCGCTTCACCCTCGCGAACGAGCGCACGTTCCTCGCCTGGATCCGCACCTCGCTCGCCCTGATCGCCGGCGGCGTCGCGCTCGAGGCGCTGGGGCTCGGGCTGCAGCCGGGGTTCCGACTCGCGGCCTCGATCGTGCTGATCCTCACCGGGATCGCCGCGCCCGCGCAGGCCTGGATCGGCTGGAAGCGCACCGAGCGCGCCCTCCGCCGCGACCGCCCGCTGCCGTCGGCCGCGCTGTCGCTGCCGCTCGGGATCGCCGTGGTCGCGGCCGGGGTGCTCGTGCTGCTGGGCGTGCTGACGGCGTGAGCACGCCGGATCCGGCCGGCCGCCCCTCCGACCCCGGCCTCCAGCCCGAGCGCACGGCGCTCGCGTGGCGGCGCACGGCGCTGGCGCTCGTCGTCGGATCCCTCCTCGGGCTGCGCGTGCTCCCGACGCTCCTCGGCGCGGCCGGCCTGGTCGTCGCCGCGGCCGGTGTGCTCGCCGCCCTCGCCGTGCTCACGACCGCGCACCTCCGCTACCGGCGCGTGCACCGGATCCTCACCGCGGGATCCGTCGACCCCGGCACCGGCCTCCCCGGCGGCGCGCTCCCCGCGCTCGTGGCCGCCCTCACCGCGTGCGCCGGCCTCGCCGCGCTCTTCCTGGCGCTCGGACGCTGAACGGACAGCAGATCTGACGGATGCATCCGAGGGCGCCCCGGTTCCCTCGCCTGGGGTATTCAGTGGCGGTACATCGCGTCGACTCGGGCGATGCCCCATCGGAAAGGGAATTCATGGAACTCGACCGCCGACGCTTCCTCACCGCCACCGGCGCCGTGTCGCTCACCGCGCTCCTCGCCGGCTGCGCCGGCTTCAGCAAGCCCGCGACGTCCGCCGCCGCCGGCACCCTCACCTTCACGACCTGGGGCACCGACTCCGAGCTGGCCGGCTTCCGCGACCAGATCTCCCGGTTCCAGGACGCCAACCCCGGATCCACCGTCGCGCTCAACGCAGTCCCGTACGAGCAGATGTTCACGAACATCGACGCGCAGCTCCAGGCCGGCAACCCGCCGGACGTCTTCCGCGTGCCGTACTACACGTTCGGCAGCTACGCGGGACGCGGCCAGCTCCTCGACCTGAGCGACCACCTCGACGGCGACTTCGGCGACCGCTTCACGCGCGGCGCGTGGGCGGCCGTGCAGAACGAGGGCTCCCCCTTCGGCATCCCGCACCACACCGACACCACGGCGATCCTCTACAACAAGGCGCTCCTGGACGCCGCCGGTGTCACGGACATCCCCACCGCACTCGAGGATGCCTGGACGTGGGAGGAGTTCG is from Clavibacter sp. A6099 and encodes:
- a CDS encoding MFS transporter, producing the protein MPSPSAPTLSRTLAPTRDVRRARVAVGVLFFTNGAIFANLLPRYPSIKAELGLANVEFGAAVAASPLGALIAGLAAGVLIRRYRSARVAVAATVVASIGILLAGLAPGWLVLAGALFLAGAMDSITDVAQNSHALRVQRLYGRSIINSFHAVWSIGAVAGGIMGAAAAQIRMPLIVHLSISAVLFSALAVLSLLWLLKGPEPEPGEGGAAHAHAPDPEGDVARAASPRALGLVAKYGVLLALVIIASGGAIVEDAGSSWSAIYLSGDLGASAFVAGLGFISLQGMQFVGRMLGDRMVDRFGQRAIARLGGVLVLVGMGAALAFPSIVGTIVGFGVAGFGVATLIPAAMQAADELPGFKPGTGLTIVGWLLRLGFLISPPVVGAIADASSLRFGLIFIPAAGLLVLVFSRVLATRRAHPAAQAAPGAAVPSP
- a CDS encoding aldo/keto reductase family oxidoreductase, whose amino-acid sequence is MSTDLPGGLFPLAHDLTVTRFGYGAMQLAGPRVFGPPADPDAARAVLREAVALGITHIDTADFYGPGHTNALIEEALFPYPEHLHIVTKVGSLRDAKGRWPQALSAAELRQAVYDNLTHLTLDVLDVVNLRVGAFDSPTDGSIEEPFTALAELQREGLIRHLGVSNVTPAQVAEARGIAPIVSVQNHYNLARRDDDALIDELAADGIAYVPYFPLGGFSPLQSETLARVAASLGSAPLPVALAWLLRRSPNVLVIAGTSSVEHLRENVAGVRIRLPEDALAELEGIGG
- a CDS encoding LysR family transcriptional regulator, yielding MDPARLRLLRELGDRGSVAAVAVAMHVSASAVSQQLAALQAGVAVPLTVKRGRRLVLTEAGEALAAASVRVDEALAAARDAVGSFLEHDARVVRVSAFHSAGLALFGPLLAELAGAEGSGTGVALADADVAQGDFAGLTADHDLVVAHRLPHDPPWPTARLVVVPLLVEPLDVALHAGHPLASSAGIAPDQLRDERWISTHAGFPLAGVLDHLGALIGQAPRIVHSVNEFSVAAQIVRAGDAIAVMPRTTGAPLAVDGMVLRPVLGATLVRHVDVLARPDALAQAPVRVVLAALRRVAEAAAAAAERAAVS
- a CDS encoding DMT family transporter, with translation MASRTRPEPVVDLLLLAVAAVWGASFLAAKDLAAETGVPAAVALRFLVAVVATGLVCVARRERLPRGRGLLIAAALGCSQAAVIGLETWGVHLTSATNAGLLISLALVMTPVLEGAASRSWLPRSYFVAAVAAVVGVALLVSEGGLRAPTPGDGLVIAAAVVRAVHVTASGRLTRGRSEGSLGVVLVQMGVCAALFSAMAGPDLPAAAAALDAPGWAGVLFLGVLCSLFAFAVQLWAVRRTSASRASILMGTEPVWALLVGVVLAGEAIGPVGAAGAALIVAASYAGQAIERRHRARIGAAVGPVGQDGGMPSRAPADRSLDPAA
- a CDS encoding YidH family protein; this encodes MTAPDPGSPPSDRRFPRSVYREGAEPDVRFTLANERTFLAWIRTSLALIAGGVALEALGLGLQPGFRLAASIVLILTGIAAPAQAWIGWKRTERALRRDRPLPSAALSLPLGIAVVAAGVLVLLGVLTA
- a CDS encoding DUF202 domain-containing protein; the encoded protein is MSTPDPAGRPSDPGLQPERTALAWRRTALALVVGSLLGLRVLPTLLGAAGLVVAAAGVLAALAVLTTAHLRYRRVHRILTAGSVDPGTGLPGGALPALVAALTACAGLAALFLALGR